In Lemur catta isolate mLemCat1 chromosome 1, mLemCat1.pri, whole genome shotgun sequence, one DNA window encodes the following:
- the LOC123642685 gene encoding keratin-associated protein 19-9b-like: protein MSYYYGNYYGGLGYGLGGFGGLGYGYGSIYGLGGYGGYGYGYFRPSFYGRYWSSGFY, encoded by the coding sequence ATGAGCTACTACTATGGCAACTACTATGGTGGCCTTGGCTATGGCCTTGGTGGCTTCGGTGGCCTGGGCTATGGCTATGGTTCCATCTATGGCCTTGGAGGCTATGGTGGTTATGGCTATGGCTACTTCCGTCCCTCCTTCTATGGAAGATACTGGTCCTCCGGATTTTACTGA
- the LOC123642694 gene encoding keratin-associated protein 19-9b-like translates to MSYYYGNYYGGLGYGLGGFGGLGYGYGSIYGLGGYGGYGYGYFRPSFYGRYWSSGFY, encoded by the coding sequence ATGAGCTACTACTACGGCAACTACTATGGTGGCCTTGGCTATGGCCTTGGTGGCTTTGGTGGCCTGGGCTATGGCTATGGTTCCATCTATGGCCTTGGAGGCTATGGTGGTTATGGCTACGGCTACTTCCGTCCCTCTTTCTATGGAAGATACTGGTCCTCCGGATTTTACTGA